The DNA segment CGTCCGTATCCGGTTGTCAAAGATCAGGGGCGACGCCGACGCATCGGCGGGCCTCGTGACCCGTCGCGGTTTCCCGCGTTGGGCTGAAAATCCGCCCCGATATGGGGCGAGGGGATACTACGCTGCGCCGAGGGGAGGTCAAGCCGCTGGACACCGTTCGTTCCGCGGTTTTTCAGCCGCCGCCGCCCCCACCGCCACCCTGTTTCCCGCCGCCGGAATCGGGGCGTTCGCGCGGAGTGTCGCGTTCACGCCGATCGGGAGCAGGACGACGCTCCGTCGGCTCGGGTTCGGGAGGAGTCTGGCCCTGTGTTCGGCCTTCCTCCGCCGACGCCGATAGGCCTCTGAACAGGGCCGTTGCCCGATCGTCGTCGGGATTCCGAACCAGGATCGTCCCGATCTGGTCCCTGAGAACCGCCTGGAACGCCTGGCGACGCGCACCGGTCAGGCCAGCATCGACCCCGCCCGGGAGCCGGGCCACATCCAGGAGCATGACATCCGCCGACAACGCCAAGGTCTTCGGCCCGGGCCGGGCATTCTCCGGGATCGGCGCGGGTGCTCCGGGCTGAGTCTCCCCGGCAGGCGGCGCAGCACGGCGGCCTTCGTCGCGGGGCGGCTCGAAGCGCTCGCCTTCCGGACGCCACTCCTCAAGCGGCCTGGTGATCTGCTGCTGCCCGGCCGAGGCGAGCTTGTCCAGATCCCAGAGCAGCAGCCCGTCGGGCAGTTGAGCCGTACCGCGGATGCTGTCGCCCGGTTCGAGCGTTGCCCGCGCCCGCCGCCAGTACCCGTAGTAGAACTTGAACAGGTCCGCCGACGCCCTTGGACCGCGCCCGAGCGCATCCGCCTCGCTCGCACTCGTGATGAAGAAGTACTGCTCCGCGGGAACCTCGACCGGGGCTGTCCACTCCGACCACGGCCCAGGGAAGAGCGGGTCAGCGGCAAGGTTCTGCTGCTCCGGACTGAGGGACGTTTTGCCGAAGACGGGATTGTTCAGCACGAGCCGCATCCGGTAGCGAACGATCGACCCGGGGCGTGCCGTAACGTCGTGCGCCCACACGCGCAGCTCCGTGTTCTCGAGGAGGGGCGCGACACCCGTCCGTGCGTCCTGGCGGCGGGCGGGGTCGTCCGGTGTGCCGCCGAGGTCCTGCAGGCGCTTCACCTGAATCTCTCGCTGGCGCACCACGCCCTCGCGCTGCGCCTGCAACCTCCTGACGTTGGCGTCCGCGGTCGCGTCGCGTTGGCCGGGCTGCGGCTCGCCGCGCGGGCTAGGCTCGCCGCGACGGACGGGATCGGGCGCACGCCGCTCGCCGCCGCCGGGGGCGCGTGCATCCTCGATGGCGCGGTCCAGGCCCGCGATGCGCTCGTCGAGTGCGGCGATCTGGCTCTTGACCCGCGCGATCTCCTGCGCTTCATCCGTCAGGCCGAGCGCCGCCACGGCCTCGCTCGGGCGCACCCACGCCGGCCCCGCGATCGTCCGCAGGTAGCCGGGCTGCACGATCTGCGGCATCGCACGCCTCGCATCTTCGACGATGTAGCGGAGTTCCGCGGAGTTGGGGCGGTCGGTCCGCACTTCATGGATCAGGTCGAGCCGTCCGGGGATGGACGTGATCTCCGCCACGTTCGTCCACTCACCCGTTGCCGTGCGTTCCTCTCGCTGCAACTCGATCCCCAGCACCTCGAAGTTGTCGCGCCACCAGCCCGGGGGAAGGGGGCGCTGCGGCCCCTCGGGGCCGTCGGGATCGCGCAGCAGCGCTTCGCGCAGCGCACGCCCACTGAACGTCGCTTCCACGCTCACCGCCGCCTTGTCGAAAGGCTGCTCCGCGGGCAGGAAGGGGCGCAACTCGGGCGAGCCGACCCACTCGAACGGATCGACCGTGGCGATGTATGTGGCGGCGACCACGCCGGTCAGCGGTGGGATCGCCGGCATCGCCATCACCGTCTCGGCACCGGGCACGTCCTCGACGCCCTGAATCTCCGCGCCGGGGGTGCTCAGCGCGAATCGCGGCCGAGGCGAGATCGAACCCTCGATCCTCGCGGCGAAACGGTCGCGCAGCGCCTGCTCGGTGATCTCGGGCACGTCGGGCGAGGGGGCCGCCATCCGTGCCAGCAGCGCGTTCGCCTCGTTCTCCGCGGGCAGGAACCGCTGGTGCGGCGGGTACTCGCTCGACCCGATCTTCACCATGTTCGGCTCGACGACGAACTGCGCCGTCAGCGCGCCCAGCAGCACGAGCGAGACCGCCCCGAGTACGATCTTCTCCACGTTCTGCTCGAAAAAGTTCACGCCCTTGATCTTCATGATCGACTCCGACGCGCCGCCGGCGCGGTTGCATGCTCAGCCAGGCTCCCCGGTCAACTCCACGCCCAGCCGCTGGCGAACGTAGCGGGGCATCAGCGGGCCGGTCCATGAACGGAGCCAGAGCGTCTCCAGTTCCAGTTCAGCACGAACCACCGGCTCGCGCCCGTAGAAGTACCCCTTCTGCAGGTCGGCCCACACGTCCACCTCGGACAGGTTCACCGAGAGCACAGTGATCATGTTCGTCTGCCCCAAGGCGTCGAGGAAGACCGGCAGACGCTCCGACGACACCACAACCGTCATCTTCGCCCGTCGAACGTCGTACAGTTTGTTTGTCTCGCTCGACACCCGCCCCGTCACCGAGGTCGATCGGTCCAGTGGCACCGAACCCTCCGGTGCACTCAGCCTGGGCAGTTTTGCGTCGCCGTACAGCGGAAGATCCTCGACCGAGATCTTCTCGATGCGCTTGACGACCGCGTTCTCCACGTCCTGCCGGTCGCCGTCGGGCGAGGTGTTCGCTCTCGCCACAGCCGAGAGCAGGTCGCCCACCAGCCAGGCGTCCCACTGCCACTGGAAGAGCTCCGCGACGTCCGGCAGCGCGCCGCCCTGCGCGTCGGTTACGCGCGGCGGCGGCAGGAGCGACGAGCGCTTATCGAACCCCGTCCGGTCCAGGCTCGTCAGGTCGGCGTACACGCTGATCTCGCGGGCGCGACGCTGATACTCCCCGATCACTGCCCGGTCGGGCTGTCCGCCAGGAGCCGCTCGCGCTCTCGCTCCTCCACGTCGCGCACGCTCTCGAACACACGCTCGGGCGAAGGGGGCGAGCCGGCGCCGATCTCGGCGAACAGCGTCTCGTAGAGCGAAGGTCGATCCCCCGACGAATCGCCCGCCAGAAGATTCAGCAACTCCCCCTTCAGCCGCAGCTGCTGCGTGGCGTCGCTCGGGGGATCGGGGAACAGCCCCTGCACCAGGGGGCGATGTCCGCGCCGGTTGAACTCCACCGCGCGACGCATCACACCCGACGCCTCCGCCGCCCGGCGGTCGCGCTGCTCCTTCACCCATGCCGTGAGCGCGGCGTTTGGCGCCTGGCGCGCCAGCTCCACCGGCCTCTCATCCGGCAGCAACGACGGGATGACGTAGCTCACCCGGGCGTTCTGGATTTGCCGCAACTGATCGTTGCCCTCCTTCTCCGCAGCCTCCCTGATCTTCGCGTTCATCCTCGAGCTGAAGACGAACCCGAGCGGCAGCGAGACGACCACGACAGCCGTGCAGATCACGACCACGAGATGAGACTTCACCCAACCCAGCACGCCCTTCACCGGTCGCCCTCCTCGGACGCCTTCGCGTCCTGCAACACCGCCTCGAACGTGATCGTGATCGTGGACTCAACCGCGCCATCGGCCACGCGCTTCTCGGGGGCGGCGATCGGCGCCAGACGGACCAGCCCCGTCTCGGCCTCGAATGAATCGCGCGACTGCGCCGGCGTCGCGCCCTCGCCCATCAGGTTCATCCGCACGGGCACCTGCTCCTGCACTGCACCACGCCCCCGACCCTCGTATCCGGGCTCCTCGTAGGCGGGCACGTCACGCCCCCCGCGCACGCCTCGGGTCGGGGTGGCACGTGCTGTCGTCGCCGACGGCTCGGAGGCAAGCGCGGTCTGCACGATCCGCAGCGTGCCTTCGCCGAGCGTCTCGATCGAGTATGGCACGCCGTCACGCTTCGCGTTCTGCGAGAGCCACCGCATGATCGACTCGGTCGCCAGAATCCGCGCCTCCTGAGCGTTGCGCGGCGTGGTCAGTTCCATGGTCACCCGCACCCGCGGGCGCCCCGCGCCGGGGCCTTGGGGCTGCGAGGTGTCCTCGCCGCCGCTCCAGCGCTCTTCGTCCTCCTGGAACGCGCGCCGCCCGCTGTACTCGCTCGAGGGCACGTCGCGCCCGCCCTCGAAGCGGCTCGGCGCCGGGCCGGGCCCCGCGGCGACGGGCGTCTCTGCGTAGAGGTACTGCGTGCTGAGGCGACGCAGCATGACCGCCGGCGCTCCCGTCGCCGCGCGGTTCGCCTCTTCGATCATCCGGCTCGCGTCGTCCAGGATGAAGGGGATCACCTCGCGCCGGTCGAACACCGAGAGCATGTTCGCCGCGTCGAACGCGCCCTGCCCGACCGACGTCACGCCCGCGGCGTTCGCCTCGCTCACGAGCGTGCGCGACATCGTGACCGCGCGGTTGATCGACGCTGGCGCGGGCGTCGCCGCAGCCGCGTTCTTGTCCATCAGAGGCCGGATGAACATCGCCCCCGTGGCCGCGAGAGAAAGCCCGGCCGCCGCCAGGAACCACCGCTTCTTGCGCTCCCACATCGCCTCGCGCGAGACCTGCACCGGCATCAGGTTCGCTTGGAGCGTGCCCATGCCGAGTCCCTGGAGCGCGAGGCCGTAGGCCGTGCACATGTTCAGCGAGAGCGCCTCGAACTCGGCCGCGCGAGGCCCCTCCGCCGTCAGCCCCTTGAAGGCGTCGATGCGGTAGACGTTGATGCCCAGCTGCTGCTTCAGGTACTTTCGCAGCCCGGGCAGCTTGAACGTCGAACCCATCCCGATGAGTCGCGTCAGGTCCGCTTCGCGGTGCAGCGACTGGTAGTACCCCACCGAACGCTGCACGTCCTGCACCAGGTCCGTGAACACCGGACGCATCGCCTGGAAGACGTGGCGGGCGTGCTTGCTCTGCTCGGCCTCGCGCTTGAGCTTCTCCGCCTTCGGGTAGCTCAGCTTGAACTGCTCGACGAGCGCCTTCGTGAACTCGTGCCCGCCGATCGGGAACGTGCGGATCCACACCCGCCCTGCGTCCGCGATGATCAGGTCCGTCGAGGTCGTCCCCACGTCCAGCAGGATCGTCCCCTGCGTCTTTTCGGTGAACTGCAGGTCGTACGCCATCGCGTTGTAGACCGCCACGGGCGACAGCGTCACCAGGTCGGGCACGATCCGCATGTCGCGCAGCAGCATCAACTCGCCGTTGATCCGCTCCTTTGTGATCGCGAAGATGCCCACCTCGACGTCCGGAGAATCCGGGCTGACGAACGTCTGGTAGTCCCACTCCACCTGTTCGAGCGGGAACGGAATCTGCTGCACCGCCTCGAACTTCACGATGTCCGGCACCTTCTTTGGATCCACCGGCGGCAGCTTCGCGAACCGCGCGAACGCCGAGTGGCCCGGCACGCTCACCGCGATCGTCGCGTTGCTCAGGTCGAACTCCGTCACCAGCCGACCCAGCGCGACGCGCTTCGCGTCCTCCTGGTCCAGTTCCGGCGTCGAGAGCACCTTCGCGTGCGGGATGTAGGCGAAATCGACCACCCGCGGGCGGTCGTCCACGACCTCCAGTTTCAGGGCCTTCACGGCCCCGGCCCCGACCTCGATCCCCCAGCAGGTGTTCGCAGCTGGCATGGCTACCCTCGCTGCGGCGACGCCCGACGGACGTTCGCCGATCGAACCGACGACCCTCGGCTCGTTCCGGACGCGGGGCGCACGCCCCGCCACGGCATCCTACACGGGCCGACCAGCCCGAGCCGCCCCGGAACCTCTCCGGCACGCCCCGAGCGACCGTCGATACGCCGCAGTCTCGCGGCAGTTCTGCTCGATGCAAGGCCCGTGGCCGGCGAGTTACGTCCCCGTGACACGAACGTTACCTGCCGGTTCCCCGCTCGAACGCCTCCGCGAGCGCGGCCCCGACGAGCGCAGCCGCCACAAGCCCCGCCACCATCCACCACCGCTCGACCGGCACCGCAGGCAGCCCGGCCACGCCCGGCGACCCATAGACCGCCGCGTGGTACCCGCCCAACAGGAGCGCCAGCCCCCCGGTCAGGCACGTCGGCACGCCCACCGCGCCCACGATCGGCAGACGCACACGCTCGTTCTCATCGCGGCTCCGGCGCGCAGCCCAGAGCAGGTACAGCCCCGCCGCTGCAAGCATGCCCGCGATCAACCACAGCGCGATCGCCACGAGATCAGGCCGCCACGGGATGCCGCCGGCCGAACCCATGACGCCTCAGCGCATCACAATCGCCGCGCTCGAGACCATGCCCATGCCCTGCTGGTCCATCGCGGCGGCGTACCCGAGAATCTCCACCTCGTCCGGCTCGACCGCCTTCATCGCGGCCACCAGGTTCCCCGTCGAGCACCAGCGTGTCGGGTTGCCCTGCCACGCCATCGCCGCGATCAGGTCGTCCGGTCTGCGCTCCGCGATCATCTGCAGCATCTCGCGGTCGTGGTTCAGCACTCGCTCGCGGAACTGCCGCGGCTCGTCCTCGTCGCCCGCGAGCGTCTGCTTGTCGCCGAACGCGGGGCCGGCGTGGCTCAGGTCCGCCGAACTCACGACCAGCGTCGTGCCGGGCAGCGTGGCGATCGCCTCGCGCAGCGCGTCGATGAACGGACCGATCGCCACGCCGTTCCCGTCATACGGCTCGCCGTTGTTCACCGCCGGATCATGCACCAGCACCGCGAAGACCTTGCAGTACGCCCCGGAGGCGTCCGTCCCCAGGCAGTGCTGAATCCACGGGATCTGCAGCTCGATCGAGTGCTCGCGCTCGTGGTCGTACCGGTGCGCGAAGAGCGCATCCCCAACACGGTCGCGCATGAACGCGATCATCTCCTCGTCCGCCTGGCAGTCGCCCAGAGGCGAGCGGTATCCCTTGTCGCACGCGGCGACGCCCGTCGAGAATCCGAAGTGGTTCGTCCCCAGCACGACAACGCGATCCGGGCGATCGACCACGCGCAACCGCCCCCAGACCGCCCCGTAGTTCATCCAGCCTCGCCCGTAGTCCACGTGCGGCGCCACGATCGCCTTGGGCAGCGCGTCGAAACTCGGCTTCTCAGCGTTCTTCAGCGATTCGTCGATCCAGTGGTCCAGCGCCTCGCGCAGTTTCGCCGGGCCGAGTTCCGCCTTCTGCTCGTCCGTCACGCCCTCGCCGAGTGCCTGCTGCACGAGCGCGTCCGCCATTGCCGCTGTCGGCCCGGGCGGCAGGATCGTGCTGCTGTCGAAATCCGCCCGCATCTTCGCCAGCATCGCGTCGAACTCGGGGCCGAACAGCAGACCCGCCGCGTCCAGCTGCGCCACGAGCGGCTCAAGCATCTCCCGCGTCAGCCCACGCCCCACCTCGCTCACGATGTCGTCCACCGACCGCTCGCCGTTCATCAGCGGCAGGATGTTCTGCACCGCCGGCGTCACCACCACGGGAGGACGATCCGAGACCTGCTTCGCGTCCGCCAGCCCGAGCAGGATCACCTGCTTGCCCGTCTGGTCCTGGGCCTGGACGGGGAAGCCTCGCACCGGCCTCAACTTCGGCCGCAGGTGGTGCTGAGCATCGGGCTTGAACGGCGGCGGTGGCGGCGGGGTCTGCTGGGTCATCGAGCAACTGTAGCCGACCCGCCCGCAGACACCCGCACTCACGCCCGCTGGAACGCACTCCTCCCCCGCCTATGCTTCCCGTCCCGCCCCCGGAAGGGGCGGTCGAGGGTTCTCTCATGGCCGACACCTTCAAGCCCGGGCAGCCTATCCGCTGCACCATCACCGCCCAGCCGCGCGCCCAGGGCCAGGTCAAGACCATCGCCCGCCTCATGCGGCGCGACGCGGGCGTCCAGCGCGCCCTCCGGCGCGCCCAGAAAATGCGCCGTCAGCGCATGTGGACCTACATCCGCGGCAACCGCACCTGGTACGCCCGGGAGAAGCCCGCCCGGGGACTGACCGTCCGCAAGGGCGAGTCGTGGTCCATGGTCTACACGCCGGACATCGCCCTGGACCTTGCCGCCGTCCGGGCGTTTCTCGCTGTCGAGAAGACCTGACATGCCACGCGCACGCCGGCTCCCGGCGGCCATCATCTGCGCCGGTCTCGTCCTCGCCGCGTGTTCGGAACGCGCTCCGAATCAGCCTCCTCCCACGGCGCCCGATCAGATCTACCGCGGCGTGCGCGGCGTCGTGACCGACCTCCCGGACCCGTCGCGCCCCGTCAGCAACTTCACCATCCACCACGAACGCATCGACGACTTCGTCAACGGCGCCGGCGAGGTCGTCGGCATGGCCGAGATGCAGATGCCCTTCCCGCTCGCCGAGGGCGTCTCCATCGAAGGCCTCGCCATCGGCGACAAACTCTCCTTCACCTTCGAAGTCCGCTGGGACCGCTCACGCACGCCCCCGCTCCCCTCGTGGCACCTCACCGAGTGGACGAGACTCCCCCCGGAGACCGAACTCCACTTCGGCGGATCCGACTGAACACGAAAAAACCCGGCACCCAGCGAATCGCCGAGTACCGGGTCTCGTGGGGGTCTGTCTGAAGGAACCGGACACCGCACGTCCTCGTCGCATCCCGTTTCGCATGGCTCCGTGGAACGGTTCCAGAGTTCGTCGCAAAATGTTCGCCACGATCGGGCAAGGCACGGGATTTGCCTTGGTCCATCCCGTTCGCAGGCCTGAGAGGCGGCCCCGATGGCCTGCTCAGGCCGGGACTCCGAGCCGGTCCATCACCAGCCGCAGGTCCGACCAGACCTTCTTGCGGTTCTCCTCCGTGTAGGACCGCAGCAGGAACGCCGGGTGGTAGGTCGGCATCACCGGGATCGCCGGCTTGCCGAGGCGCACGAACTCGTGCCATCGGCCGCGCATGTTCCCCATCGAATCCTCTCGGTCGAGGATAAGTCGCGACGCAGGCAGCCCGAGCGTCACGATCACCTCCGGGTCCACGATGTCGATCTGCTCGAAGAGGTAAGGGGCACAGATGCGCGCCTCCTCCACCGTCGGCGTCGCGTTGCCCGGCGGCCGGGTCTTCAGCACGTTGCAGATATAGACGTCCTCACGCCGCAGTTTCATCGCCGCGATCATCTTGTTCAGCAACTGCCCCGCCTTCCCGACGAACGGCCGCCCCGTGCGGTCCTCCTCGGCCCCCGGCGCCTCTCCGATGAACATCAGGCGCGCGCACGGGTCGCCCTCGCCGAACACGATGTTCGTATGGTCGGTGACGAACCGCGAGTGCGGCGCGTCTCGCTCGTAGCGCTCGCGCAGTGCGTCGAGCCTGCGCTGCGCCTCGGCACGATCGCGCACGCCGCCATCACGCGCGGTCGCCCACCGCGCCGCCGGAGCATCGACCACGGGCGCGGTCGTCTTCGGCTCGTCGCGAGTCTCGGCTGCCTGCTCGGGCGCCTCCGCCGCACGCACCGGCACGAACCCGACGCCGAGCAGCCTCGCCGTCTCGGCGTGCTGGATCACGAGCCGTCTCGCCCGCGCGATGTCCGTCTGTGCTGTCGCGCCCATGCCGCGAGCGTAGCACACGCACGGCGGGGCGCGGATCAGCCCCCGCCGCCCTCGCCCTCGGGCGGTTCCTCTTCCGAAGGCCGATCGCCCTGCTCGATGACTTCATCCGTCGCGGGTTGCTCGACCCGATCACGCGGCTGCATCACCGGCCCCGCCGGTCCCGGCGCAGGGGCGGGCGGTCCGCTGAGCATCGGCGGGATCACCGCCCCGGCGAACGCGCCGATGATCAGCCCGAGCACAAGACCCGGGAGAAACGCCCTGGCGAACCCACCTTGCGGCTGACCCGTCGTGCTCGCGTTCCCGCGCATGCGCCATCTCCGTTGCCCGTGTTCGTTCCCGACAGGGTCAGCCGAGCCGCCTCATCCGGTGCATCCACCGTCCGTATCGGACAACCGCCCGCATCATCTCGACCCTCGACTCGGGAATCCCTTGCCCGAATGCCGTGTGCAGGCGCCACCGCCAGTACGGACCACGGAAGCGGAAGCGCGTGATAAACCCAAGCCGGACAAGCGCATAGAGGCCGCCGAGCGTCTCGGAAGCACGACCGATCATGTTGGAACGATAGCGGAGGGGATCAATCGTGGTTCGGCGCGGGGGTATGGTCGTCGCGGAGCGACTCGATGGTCTCGTCCAGCCCGATCTCCAGCGACGCGAAGGGCCTGTAGGCGAGCAGGTCGCGCGCTCTCGTCAAGTCCGCCAGGGAGTGGCGGACATCTCCCGCACGCGGCGGGCGGTGCTCGGGCACGAGGTCCGCGCGGCCGCAGCGTTCTGCGATCAGCCTCGCGAGCGCAAGGATGCTCACCCGGCGTCCCGAGCCGACGTTCACCACCTCGCCCGTGAACGTGCGTTCGGATGTTCCCGCGAGCAGCGTGGCGAGGGCGGCGTTGGCCACGAAGGTGAAGTCCCGCGATTGTTCGCCGTCTCCATAGATGATGGGCCTGTGCCCGGAGAGTACGCGCCGCGCGAACGCCGGCACGACCGCCGCGTAGGCCGAGTCAGCCGGCTGGCGCGGCCCGAAGACGTTGAAGTAGCGCAGGCTGATCGTGTCCATCCCGAACGCCGCCGACCACGCCGAGAGCAGGTGCTCACCGGCCAGTTTCGACGCCGCATACGGCGAGCGCGGCATCGCGGGCATCGACTCGACCTTCGGGAGCTTCTCGGTGTCCCCGTACGCGCTGCTCGAAGCCGCGAACACCACCCGCCGGATTCCGGCGGCTCGTGCCGCCTCGAGCACGCGCAGCGTCCCGGTTGCGTTCACCGCCCACGACCGCTCGGGAGCCTCGATCGAGCGTTGCACGGAGCCGACGGCGGCGAGGTGGAAGATGAGCGAGCATCCTTCGATTGCGTCGGCGAGGGCCAGGTCCTCGAGGATCGAACCCTGCACGAAGCGCACTCGATTCGGCTCGACTTCAATCAGCCCGGCGAGGTGGTCCAGGTTCGAGTTCGAGAGGTCGTCGATGACCGTGACCGACGCGCCGACCGAAACGAGGCAGTCCACGAGATGCCCGCCGATGAAGCCCGCCCCACCGGTCACACAGACCCGCTGGCCGGCTAGCCTCTCACGGATGGCGGCAACCGCGTCGGCTGGGAGTTTCACGGGCACCCCTCGGTGTAGGCATTCAGGAACACCAGCACGTCCAGCGAGTTGATCACGGTATCGCCGTTGAAGTCCGCCTTCGGGTCGTTCGCCGCGTAGGCGTTCAGGAACGCCAGCACGTCCAGCGAGTTCACCGCTGTATCACCGTTGAAGTCCGCCCGGCAGGGCGGGTCGCAGAGCGGGTCGTCGATCCGGAACCGGTCGATCGCCGCCTCCGTCACCGAGTTGTTCGGATTGTCCACCGCGCTGAAGCGGAACCGCATCGCCGCCGTCGGCACGACGAAGTCAGCGATCCGCCAGTGCTTCAGAACCCAGCCGTCCGTGTGCGGGACGACCTCGACGATCTTCCACGTCGTGCCGTTGTCGTTCGACACCTCGACGGTCAGGCGGTCGATGTCCGGCGCCTGGTTGTAGAACCAGCGGGCGTAACTGACGATCGGGTCGATCGCCCCGGACAGGTCGATCAGGTGCGAGGTCAGCGTCGTCGGCCCGCCGTCCACGTCGGAGTTGCCCGACACGTTGTCCGTCAGCCAGCACTGCCCGGACCCGTCGAAGTCGGTCGGCGGGTCGCCCCGAAGCCCGCCGCCGACCGGCACGCCGCGCTCCCACGCCCCGTCGGTGAGATCGGTGTTAGTGACCGTCCAGCCGGGGTTGGTCTCGAAGTCCAGCGCAACTATCGTGGTGAGGTCGTACGCAGCGAGCGCGGCGTGGGCCGACGCCTCGGACTTCGGGTCGCTCCACGTCTTGCCCTGCGTGTCCTGCGCCGAAACGTAGAACCGCACGTTCGTGCCGCAGTCGAACGCGGGGAAGACAGCGACGTACTGGTTCGGCGCCTCCTCGACCATCGCGACGCTCTGGAACGGCCCGCCGTCGCTGTAGTGAAGCACGCCGGTGCCGGGCTTCGGCTCCGCGTTGTCGCTCGGCAGCGCCCAGACACGGAACGCCTCACCACCGGCGGGACTCAGGAACGTCGGCACGCCGTCGGGGTAGTGG comes from the Synechococcales cyanobacterium CNB genome and includes:
- the pilM gene encoding type IV pilus assembly protein PilM, which codes for MPAANTCWGIEVGAGAVKALKLEVVDDRPRVVDFAYIPHAKVLSTPELDQEDAKRVALGRLVTEFDLSNATIAVSVPGHSAFARFAKLPPVDPKKVPDIVKFEAVQQIPFPLEQVEWDYQTFVSPDSPDVEVGIFAITKERINGELMLLRDMRIVPDLVTLSPVAVYNAMAYDLQFTEKTQGTILLDVGTTSTDLIIADAGRVWIRTFPIGGHEFTKALVEQFKLSYPKAEKLKREAEQSKHARHVFQAMRPVFTDLVQDVQRSVGYYQSLHREADLTRLIGMGSTFKLPGLRKYLKQQLGINVYRIDAFKGLTAEGPRAAEFEALSLNMCTAYGLALQGLGMGTLQANLMPVQVSREAMWERKKRWFLAAAGLSLAATGAMFIRPLMDKNAAAATPAPASINRAVTMSRTLVSEANAAGVTSVGQGAFDAANMLSVFDRREVIPFILDDASRMIEEANRAATGAPAVMLRRLSTQYLYAETPVAAGPGPAPSRFEGGRDVPSSEYSGRRAFQEDEERWSGGEDTSQPQGPGAGRPRVRVTMELTTPRNAQEARILATESIMRWLSQNAKRDGVPYSIETLGEGTLRIVQTALASEPSATTARATPTRGVRGGRDVPAYEEPGYEGRGRGAVQEQVPVRMNLMGEGATPAQSRDSFEAETGLVRLAPIAAPEKRVADGAVESTITITFEAVLQDAKASEEGDR
- a CDS encoding NAD-dependent epimerase/dehydratase family protein, with protein sequence MRERLAGQRVCVTGGAGFIGGHLVDCLVSVGASVTVIDDLSNSNLDHLAGLIEVEPNRVRFVQGSILEDLALADAIEGCSLIFHLAAVGSVQRSIEAPERSWAVNATGTLRVLEAARAAGIRRVVFAASSSAYGDTEKLPKVESMPAMPRSPYAASKLAGEHLLSAWSAAFGMDTISLRYFNVFGPRQPADSAYAAVVPAFARRVLSGHRPIIYGDGEQSRDFTFVANAALATLLAGTSERTFTGEVVNVGSGRRVSILALARLIAERCGRADLVPEHRPPRAGDVRHSLADLTRARDLLAYRPFASLEIGLDETIESLRDDHTPAPNHD
- the amrB gene encoding AmmeMemoRadiSam system protein B, coding for MTQQTPPPPPPFKPDAQHHLRPKLRPVRGFPVQAQDQTGKQVILLGLADAKQVSDRPPVVVTPAVQNILPLMNGERSVDDIVSEVGRGLTREMLEPLVAQLDAAGLLFGPEFDAMLAKMRADFDSSTILPPGPTAAMADALVQQALGEGVTDEQKAELGPAKLREALDHWIDESLKNAEKPSFDALPKAIVAPHVDYGRGWMNYGAVWGRLRVVDRPDRVVVLGTNHFGFSTGVAACDKGYRSPLGDCQADEEMIAFMRDRVGDALFAHRYDHEREHSIELQIPWIQHCLGTDASGAYCKVFAVLVHDPAVNNGEPYDGNGVAIGPFIDALREAIATLPGTTLVVSSADLSHAGPAFGDKQTLAGDEDEPRQFRERVLNHDREMLQMIAERRPDDLIAAMAWQGNPTRWCSTGNLVAAMKAVEPDEVEILGYAAAMDQQGMGMVSSAAIVMR
- a CDS encoding copper-binding protein, whose product is MPRARRLPAAIICAGLVLAACSERAPNQPPPTAPDQIYRGVRGVVTDLPDPSRPVSNFTIHHERIDDFVNGAGEVVGMAEMQMPFPLAEGVSIEGLAIGDKLSFTFEVRWDRSRTPPLPSWHLTEWTRLPPETELHFGGSD
- a CDS encoding uracil-DNA glycosylase; translated protein: MGATAQTDIARARRLVIQHAETARLLGVGFVPVRAAEAPEQAAETRDEPKTTAPVVDAPAARWATARDGGVRDRAEAQRRLDALRERYERDAPHSRFVTDHTNIVFGEGDPCARLMFIGEAPGAEEDRTGRPFVGKAGQLLNKMIAAMKLRREDVYICNVLKTRPPGNATPTVEEARICAPYLFEQIDIVDPEVIVTLGLPASRLILDREDSMGNMRGRWHEFVRLGKPAIPVMPTYHPAFLLRSYTEENRKKVWSDLRLVMDRLGVPA